Proteins encoded within one genomic window of Mycoplasma phocoenae:
- the recO gene encoding DNA repair protein RecO has product MENILQGIVINKIDYQDNDEVITILTLNGPLSFIARGTRKIESKNRVALQLLNMVECEMFLARVKNKVSKLKKAVLIKQYNFLKADFDVTNILLKIANIIKHNSYDFVKNIFLIVDKFGWGNDYSLLAYLLFSSLECFGIKPYMKGCVECKAQTKLIEFNFYKGGFLCIDHADATMDIKYLETIFLLSQSIDMYEQKASLKYSRKIVKELVELIKESNYI; this is encoded by the coding sequence ATGGAAAATATTTTACAAGGTATAGTAATAAATAAAATAGATTATCAAGATAACGACGAAGTTATTACTATTTTAACTTTAAATGGCCCACTTTCTTTTATAGCTAGAGGCACAAGAAAGATCGAATCTAAAAATCGCGTGGCATTGCAATTACTTAACATGGTCGAATGCGAAATGTTTTTAGCAAGAGTAAAAAATAAAGTATCTAAATTAAAAAAAGCTGTGCTTATTAAGCAATACAATTTTTTAAAAGCTGATTTTGATGTAACAAATATTTTATTAAAAATCGCAAACATTATTAAACATAATTCATACGATTTTGTTAAAAATATTTTTCTCATTGTAGATAAATTTGGATGAGGGAATGATTATTCTTTATTAGCTTACTTATTATTTAGTTCATTAGAATGTTTTGGTATTAAACCTTATATGAAGGGTTGTGTTGAATGTAAAGCTCAGACCAAACTAATTGAATTTAATTTTTATAAAGGTGGTTTTTTATGTATCGATCATGCCGACGCTACAATGGATATTAAATACTTAGAAACTATCTTTTTATTAAGTCAAAGTATTGACATGTATGAGCAAAAAGCCAGTTTAAAATATTCAAGAAAAATTGTTAAAGAATTAGTTGAATTAATAAAAGAATCTAATTATATTTAA
- a CDS encoding Sapep family Mn(2+)-dependent dipeptidase: MNKIIKYNQSATEFNEMIQHIANTCEIPSISITNLEAKYPFGEEVDKVLEYVLNLSNKFNFKTYKDPQNRYGYAEIGDGKKIIGILCHLDVVPSGDDSQWESAAFKPLIKDNEIFGRGTLDDKGPTIINLYAMKYILDNNLLSDEYTIRIVFGLSEETTMESMKFYLADFGYPDYAYTPDGEWPLIFAEKLIFDYDLIFPTYNDYKLTAGEVYNQIPDALIVETTETGELIKLFNKDDVEQINENKFIVRGVAGHGSTPFAGDNAILKFVKTLVESNTKYLENDFFKFIYTNFKNNDFSMPLVFKNYADESGELTSNPAFIRMKNSRISIGFDMRVPVLKHKDDVEKDLLDYMNINSYDYQFNMVGSKNAKYISTKSMLVETLMQVYWDVTQKHSEKPIAIGGGTYARTFEECVAFGATTKMELMHAPNERFTFDEIKEDLQIYINALIKLQEI, translated from the coding sequence ATGAACAAAATAATAAAATATAATCAATCAGCCACTGAATTTAATGAAATGATTCAACACATTGCTAATACATGTGAAATTCCTTCAATATCAATAACGAATCTTGAGGCCAAATATCCTTTCGGCGAAGAAGTTGATAAGGTTTTAGAATATGTTTTAAATTTATCAAATAAATTCAATTTTAAAACCTACAAAGATCCGCAAAATCGTTATGGATATGCCGAAATTGGTGATGGTAAAAAAATAATTGGAATATTGTGTCATTTAGATGTTGTCCCAAGTGGTGATGATTCACAATGAGAAAGCGCTGCGTTTAAACCTCTAATAAAAGATAATGAAATTTTTGGTAGAGGAACATTAGATGATAAGGGTCCGACAATAATTAACTTATACGCAATGAAATATATATTGGACAATAATCTACTTTCAGATGAATATACAATAAGAATTGTCTTTGGTTTAAGTGAAGAAACAACAATGGAATCAATGAAATTTTATTTAGCAGATTTCGGATATCCTGACTACGCTTACACTCCCGATGGTGAATGACCACTGATTTTTGCAGAAAAATTAATCTTTGACTATGATTTAATTTTTCCAACATATAATGACTATAAATTAACAGCTGGAGAAGTATATAATCAAATACCAGATGCACTTATTGTTGAAACCACTGAAACTGGAGAATTAATCAAACTTTTTAATAAAGATGATGTGGAACAAATCAATGAAAATAAATTTATTGTAAGGGGAGTAGCCGGGCACGGTTCAACACCATTTGCCGGTGATAACGCAATATTAAAATTTGTTAAAACATTAGTTGAATCAAACACAAAATACTTAGAAAATGATTTTTTTAAATTTATATATACCAATTTTAAAAACAATGATTTTTCAATGCCATTAGTATTTAAAAATTATGCTGATGAAAGTGGGGAGTTAACATCAAATCCAGCATTTATCAGAATGAAAAATTCTAGAATTAGCATTGGCTTTGATATGCGTGTGCCAGTACTAAAACATAAAGACGATGTTGAAAAAGATTTATTGGATTATATGAATATTAATTCATATGATTATCAGTTTAATATGGTCGGATCGAAAAACGCTAAATACATTTCAACAAAATCTATGTTAGTCGAAACATTAATGCAAGTTTACTGAGATGTTACTCAAAAACACAGTGAAAAACCAATTGCAATTGGTGGGGGAACTTATGCTAGAACATTTGAAGAATGCGTTGCCTTTGGTGCGACTACAAAAATGGAACTTATGCATGCGCCAAATGAAAGATTTACATTTGACGAAATAAAAGAAGATTTACAAATTTATATTAATGCTTTAATTAAGCTACAAGAAATATAG
- a CDS encoding TatD family hydrolase produces the protein MKYFDIHTHPFKEYYEQPIETIQEWFDDNMKLMFIVGTNIETSKEVIETTKYFKNTYPIVGIHPNESNGMDDGIALEKIMTDEVIAIGEVGLDYHYDDTPSPEEQKISLREQIKVAQKRNIPVMLHIRDAMEDAIKLVTEEQYKNTDFIFHSFAGDAQDVEILLQYPNIYFSISGVVTFKNGKNTQEAVKNIPIDRIFTETDTPYLTPVPLRGKPNISPYVCHTTKFIAAIKNVSENTLLKQIQKNIEKVFKVYVD, from the coding sequence ATGAAATATTTTGATATACATACTCACCCATTTAAAGAATATTACGAACAACCTATCGAGACTATTCAAGAATGATTTGATGATAATATGAAATTAATGTTTATTGTAGGAACTAATATTGAAACATCCAAAGAAGTAATTGAAACCACTAAATATTTTAAAAATACATACCCTATTGTTGGAATTCACCCGAATGAATCAAACGGCATGGATGATGGTATTGCCTTAGAAAAAATAATGACTGACGAAGTTATTGCTATTGGGGAAGTTGGGTTGGATTATCATTACGATGATACACCATCACCTGAAGAGCAAAAAATTTCATTAAGAGAACAAATAAAAGTAGCTCAAAAACGAAACATCCCGGTAATGTTACATATTCGTGATGCAATGGAAGATGCAATTAAATTAGTAACTGAAGAACAATATAAAAACACGGATTTTATTTTTCATTCATTTGCTGGTGATGCTCAGGATGTTGAAATACTATTACAATATCCCAATATTTATTTTTCTATATCGGGCGTGGTTACTTTTAAAAATGGTAAAAATACACAAGAAGCAGTAAAAAATATACCAATTGATAGAATTTTTACCGAAACTGATACTCCTTATTTAACTCCGGTGCCTTTAAGAGGTAAGCCCAACATAAGCCCATATGTTTGTCATACAACAAAATTTATTGCTGCGATTAAAAATGTAAGCGAAAATACACTTTTAAAACAAATCCAAAAAAATATCGAAAAGGTATTTAAAGTTTATGTCGATTAA
- a CDS encoding MATE family efflux transporter produces the protein MNSMLKEKFGVKTWKEFLLPKDFKNITKLTLPIFFQILINVIATIVGSLSVNWYLIVQHESTGQYVGTYFYAMAKVILVYNLISFIPALVSSGVLIICSNLIGQKRENELPIVIWTGVYVNFLIALIFFIAMWFASPILLQAMGSKDSIKILDAKGNVLNNSELELTTKYLRCMLFWLFSYSIAQVFAAALQSIKKNKIAVIGAIIGNIFAIVWMYTLLFGFGKYNPIMLTALDYTLGSVVQLIINYVFCNHFIFKKNPTSFTQTFNWKYAKQTIMLGTPIALEYGVWSVSQFLISSAVSKGELGDNYIGMYRALIMITSIITAFNSALGAVTNVLIGIEIGKNDKERAFHLGWQLFVVGIYFSILSGMILVALTYPLLKIYQIDTSTINKIGYWIMFISMIRIVVDTANLTILRALWSSNDIWTPIIISLFTMMAVQVSLVHIVVDLGFNHGKGIWDAPTTFVMVFISLITDPLIRSIVYMDRWNRKTWHKYAKKF, from the coding sequence ATGAATAGTATGTTAAAAGAAAAATTTGGTGTAAAAACATGAAAAGAATTTTTATTACCTAAAGATTTTAAAAATATAACTAAGTTAACTTTACCTATATTTTTTCAGATTTTAATTAATGTAATTGCTACAATAGTCGGTTCATTGAGTGTAAACTGATATTTAATTGTGCAACACGAAAGCACAGGTCAATATGTAGGTACTTATTTTTATGCAATGGCTAAAGTAATACTTGTTTACAATTTAATTTCATTTATTCCCGCTTTAGTATCTTCGGGAGTATTAATTATATGTTCGAATTTAATAGGGCAAAAAAGAGAAAACGAATTACCAATTGTCATTTGAACAGGTGTGTATGTTAATTTTTTAATTGCATTAATATTTTTTATAGCTATGTGATTCGCAAGTCCAATTTTGCTGCAAGCTATGGGAAGTAAAGATTCAATTAAAATTCTCGATGCCAAAGGTAATGTATTAAACAATAGTGAATTAGAGTTAACTACTAAATATTTAAGATGTATGTTATTTTGATTATTTTCATATTCAATAGCCCAAGTATTTGCAGCCGCGCTTCAGTCAATCAAAAAAAACAAAATTGCTGTTATAGGAGCAATTATTGGAAACATTTTTGCTATTGTATGAATGTACACATTATTATTCGGGTTTGGAAAATATAATCCAATTATGTTAACTGCTCTTGATTATACTTTGGGGTCTGTGGTTCAACTTATTATTAACTATGTATTTTGTAATCATTTTATATTCAAAAAAAATCCAACATCATTTACGCAAACTTTCAATTGAAAATATGCAAAACAAACAATAATGCTAGGAACACCGATTGCTTTAGAATATGGAGTTTGATCAGTAAGTCAATTTTTAATATCTTCTGCAGTAAGCAAAGGGGAATTAGGGGATAATTACATTGGCATGTATCGAGCATTGATTATGATCACTTCTATTATCACGGCATTTAATTCAGCTTTAGGTGCTGTTACAAACGTATTGATTGGTATTGAAATTGGTAAAAACGATAAAGAAAGAGCGTTCCATTTAGGATGACAATTATTTGTTGTTGGTATATATTTCTCAATATTGTCTGGGATGATTTTGGTAGCACTTACATACCCATTGTTAAAAATTTATCAAATTGATACTAGCACAATAAATAAAATCGGTTATTGAATAATGTTTATTAGTATGATCAGAATTGTTGTTGATACTGCTAATTTAACAATATTAAGAGCTTTGTGAAGTTCAAATGATATTTGAACACCAATCATTATTTCTTTATTTACAATGATGGCTGTACAAGTTTCGTTAGTGCATATTGTTGTTGATTTAGGATTCAACCATGGTAAAGGTATATGAGATGCACCCACCACTTTTGTTATGGTCTTTATCAGTTTAATTACTGATCCATTAATAAGGTCAATAGTATACATGGATCGTTGAAATCGTAAAACATGACACAAATACGCTAAAAAGTTTTAA
- the rplA gene encoding 50S ribosomal protein L1 — protein sequence MRKISKNLKAARSLVDKTAIYTLEEAMELTKKASYTKFDASVELAIKLNIDTRKADQQLRGAVVLPHGTGKVVRVLVATDDVASQQASKEAGADFVYSGAELAEVLNADKYDFDVIVADPKMMVVLGKYGKKLGPKGLMPNPKTGTVTMTPAKAVEELKKGKANYRAEKAGIVHSLIGKVSMPTEQLVENAQVLIQTIKRLKPAAVKGAYMLNLTVTSTMGPSVKIKID from the coding sequence ATGAGAAAAATTTCTAAAAATTTAAAAGCAGCTCGTTCATTAGTTGATAAAACAGCTATCTATACATTAGAAGAAGCTATGGAATTAACTAAAAAAGCTTCATACACCAAATTTGACGCATCAGTTGAATTAGCTATCAAATTAAACATTGATACACGTAAAGCTGATCAACAATTACGTGGAGCTGTTGTGTTACCACACGGTACAGGTAAAGTAGTTAGAGTTTTAGTTGCTACAGATGATGTTGCTAGTCAACAAGCATCTAAAGAAGCCGGAGCAGACTTTGTTTACTCAGGAGCTGAATTAGCGGAAGTATTAAACGCTGACAAATATGATTTTGATGTTATTGTAGCAGATCCAAAAATGATGGTTGTTTTAGGAAAATACGGGAAAAAACTTGGACCAAAAGGTTTAATGCCTAACCCTAAAACAGGTACAGTAACAATGACTCCAGCTAAAGCAGTTGAAGAACTTAAAAAAGGTAAAGCAAACTACCGTGCTGAAAAAGCAGGTATCGTTCATTCATTAATTGGAAAAGTTTCAATGCCAACAGAACAATTAGTTGAAAATGCACAAGTATTAATCCAAACAATTAAACGTTTAAAACCAGCCGCAGTTAAAGGGGCTTACATGTTAAACTTAACAGTTACATCAACAATGGGTCCTTCAGTAAAAATTAAAATTGACTAA
- the rsmA gene encoding 16S rRNA (adenine(1518)-N(6)/adenine(1519)-N(6))-dimethyltransferase RsmA has protein sequence MSIKAKKSLGQNFLKDLSIIDQIINHANIEDRDVVEVGPGQGALTTKLASKAKSLTAYEIDKDMINILNVKINNPNFVLIHKDFLLCSLEEVKENSVLVANIPYYITSDILFKVFINRNKFSKAIIMMQKEVADRIIAKANTSNYSKLSVTSQYFANVKKLFDVSPQCFEPAPKVFSSVVLFEFNKKQEMDDKDFLEFVKLCFAQRRKTLINNLLNKYNKEQIWLIFEKMNFKSNVRAQELSLNQFIKLYQEIKNEFFN, from the coding sequence ATGTCGATTAAAGCCAAAAAATCATTAGGTCAAAATTTTTTAAAAGATCTTTCGATAATCGACCAAATTATTAACCATGCCAATATTGAAGATCGAGATGTTGTGGAAGTTGGGCCTGGTCAAGGTGCTTTAACAACTAAATTAGCTTCAAAAGCGAAATCTCTTACAGCCTATGAAATAGATAAAGATATGATTAATATTTTAAATGTAAAAATCAATAATCCCAATTTTGTATTAATTCACAAAGATTTTTTACTTTGTTCATTAGAAGAAGTAAAAGAAAATAGTGTTTTAGTTGCCAATATACCTTATTACATTACAAGTGATATTTTGTTTAAAGTATTTATAAATAGAAATAAATTTTCTAAAGCGATTATTATGATGCAAAAAGAAGTTGCGGATCGCATTATTGCAAAAGCAAACACAAGTAATTATTCTAAATTAAGTGTCACAAGTCAATATTTTGCAAATGTAAAAAAACTATTTGATGTATCACCTCAGTGTTTTGAACCAGCTCCTAAAGTTTTTTCATCTGTTGTATTATTTGAATTTAATAAAAAGCAAGAAATGGATGATAAAGATTTTTTAGAGTTTGTAAAACTATGTTTTGCTCAGCGAAGAAAAACATTAATTAATAATCTCTTAAATAAATACAATAAGGAACAGATATGATTAATTTTTGAAAAAATGAACTTCAAAAGCAATGTTAGAGCTCAAGAATTGTCATTGAATCAATTCATAAAATTATACCAAGAGATTAAAAATGAGTTTTTTAATTAA
- the secA gene encoding preprotein translocase subunit SecA translates to MQTLFKNKKQNKNVSENNNKEYVIPVRKEEKDKWYKWNFKSTEMRIAYNTLYEINAFEKYISPLTDEQLKAKTQEFKDRLNKGELLEDIRSEAFAVSREATKRVLGKRPFDVQMIGGVILDLGSVAEMKTGEGKTITSIAPVYLNALTGENVIVSTVNEYLAERDAEEMGQVFNWLGLSVGVNKAQMATNLKREAYNCDITYSIHSELGFDYLRDNMVMSKEEKVQRGLNFILLDEVDSILIDEAKTPLIISGGDGFDSNLYSTADLFVRTLDEEDYYIDEESKSVYLTDEGISKANIYFGFSNLYNIENSELVHRIQNALRAHKVMKLDVEYIVLEDKIELVDSFTGRVMEGRAYSEGLQQAIQAKERIEIESETKTLATITYQNFFRLFKKLSGMTGTAKTEEKEFIDIYNMRVNVVPTNKPIKRFDDLDEIYVDTHSKYMAIVKEVKHVYETRKQPILIGTAQVEDSERLHEYLFKANIPHTVLNAKQNAEEANIIARAGQLGAITIATNMAGRGTDIKPSEEAKKAGGLYVLGTDKAESRRIDNQLKGRSGRQGDVGYTKFFLSLDDQLILRFSVQDQWKEMFKDSGNAPIKGNTIRKAFLRAQKKIEGFNYDNRKSVLNYDDVIRQQRDLIYQQRDWILEREDLGEIINKMIISATKQIVNNDYFTLKNNTLDYVKFIKYLNESWLTITDYRFTIEEVSKFDKVELIEYISKVFIDEYEKLREIFIDKYGVSSLVISERRIILSVFDAAWQDHINTMDKLRQSSNLVQYSQKNPYQVYTQEGSKRFAELTDRIATESVVNLLNNPECVKTTQQTNSEMTQEDIEELRNRKAMIDSMIIEQAEIVRNDGYDEDTILLILNKMKSTLYEQFGFTFTEDDLLKVIPNSNENNE, encoded by the coding sequence ATGCAAACACTTTTTAAAAACAAAAAACAAAATAAAAATGTGTCGGAAAATAATAACAAAGAATACGTTATTCCGGTACGTAAAGAAGAAAAAGATAAATGATATAAATGAAATTTCAAAAGTACAGAAATGCGGATTGCATACAATACTTTGTACGAAATTAATGCTTTTGAAAAATATATTTCACCTTTAACTGATGAACAATTAAAGGCAAAAACACAGGAGTTTAAAGATAGATTAAATAAGGGCGAGTTATTAGAAGATATTCGTTCTGAAGCTTTTGCAGTATCTCGTGAAGCAACAAAAAGAGTTTTAGGAAAAAGACCATTTGATGTGCAAATGATTGGTGGGGTAATTTTAGATCTTGGTTCAGTTGCGGAAATGAAAACTGGGGAAGGTAAAACAATAACATCGATAGCGCCAGTATATTTAAATGCATTGACAGGTGAAAACGTTATTGTTTCAACAGTTAATGAGTATTTGGCCGAACGTGATGCTGAAGAAATGGGACAAGTATTCAATTGATTAGGATTGAGTGTAGGTGTTAATAAAGCTCAAATGGCAACTAATTTAAAACGTGAAGCTTATAACTGTGATATTACTTATTCAATTCACTCAGAGCTTGGTTTTGATTACTTAAGAGATAATATGGTAATGTCTAAAGAGGAAAAAGTTCAAAGAGGATTAAATTTTATTCTATTAGATGAAGTTGACTCAATATTAATCGATGAAGCTAAAACTCCTTTGATTATTTCTGGTGGAGATGGGTTTGATAGCAATTTATATTCAACCGCGGATTTATTTGTTAGAACATTAGACGAAGAAGATTATTACATTGATGAAGAGTCCAAAAGTGTATATTTAACTGATGAAGGTATTTCGAAAGCTAATATATATTTTGGTTTCTCGAACTTGTATAACATTGAAAACTCAGAACTAGTTCATAGAATTCAAAATGCATTAAGAGCTCATAAAGTTATGAAGTTAGATGTTGAATACATTGTTTTAGAAGACAAAATTGAACTGGTTGACTCATTTACAGGACGTGTAATGGAAGGTCGTGCTTATTCAGAAGGGCTACAACAAGCTATTCAAGCAAAAGAAAGAATTGAAATTGAATCAGAAACAAAAACATTAGCAACAATAACTTACCAAAACTTTTTCCGTTTATTTAAAAAACTAAGTGGTATGACCGGTACTGCTAAAACTGAAGAAAAAGAATTTATTGATATTTATAATATGCGTGTGAACGTGGTGCCAACTAATAAACCGATAAAACGTTTTGACGATTTAGATGAAATTTATGTTGATACTCATTCGAAATATATGGCTATTGTAAAAGAAGTAAAACATGTATATGAAACCAGAAAACAGCCGATATTAATCGGTACTGCTCAAGTTGAAGATTCAGAAAGACTGCACGAATACTTATTCAAAGCTAATATTCCGCACACTGTTTTAAATGCTAAACAAAATGCTGAAGAAGCTAATATAATTGCAAGGGCTGGACAACTGGGAGCCATAACTATTGCAACAAACATGGCTGGACGTGGTACTGACATTAAACCTTCCGAAGAAGCTAAAAAAGCAGGTGGATTATATGTGCTTGGAACTGATAAAGCTGAAAGCCGTCGTATTGATAATCAATTGAAGGGTCGTTCAGGACGTCAAGGGGATGTTGGTTACACAAAATTCTTTTTATCTTTAGATGATCAATTGATACTACGTTTTTCAGTTCAAGATCAATGAAAAGAAATGTTTAAAGATTCAGGTAATGCTCCAATCAAGGGTAACACAATAAGAAAAGCATTCTTAAGAGCTCAAAAGAAAATTGAAGGATTCAATTACGATAATCGTAAAAGTGTTTTAAACTATGATGACGTTATTCGTCAACAACGTGATTTAATATATCAACAACGTGATTGAATATTAGAACGTGAAGATCTAGGGGAAATAATTAATAAAATGATTATTTCAGCAACTAAACAAATTGTTAATAATGATTACTTCACATTGAAAAACAATACATTAGATTATGTTAAATTCATTAAATACTTAAATGAGTCGTGATTAACAATCACAGATTATAGATTCACTATTGAAGAAGTATCGAAATTTGATAAAGTCGAGTTAATAGAATATATATCAAAAGTATTTATTGACGAATATGAAAAATTAAGAGAAATTTTTATCGATAAGTACGGTGTTTCTTCTTTAGTAATTTCGGAAAGAAGAATTATACTAAGTGTGTTCGATGCCGCATGACAAGATCACATCAATACAATGGATAAATTACGTCAATCATCAAACTTAGTACAATATTCTCAAAAAAATCCATATCAAGTTTACACTCAAGAGGGTTCAAAACGTTTTGCAGAGTTAACTGACAGAATTGCTACTGAAAGTGTTGTTAATTTATTAAACAATCCAGAATGTGTGAAAACAACTCAACAAACTAATTCAGAAATGACACAAGAAGATATTGAAGAATTAAGAAATCGTAAGGCGATGATTGATTCAATGATTATCGAACAAGCAGAAATTGTTCGTAATGATGGATATGATGAAGATACAATATTGTTGATTTTAAATAAAATGAAATCGACATTGTATGAACAATTCGGATTTACGTTTACTGAAGATGATTTATTAAAAGTAATTCCTAATTCTAACGAAAACAACGAATAA
- a CDS encoding excinuclease ABC subunit UvrC: MINKELLARLKDLPNEPGVYLWKDANDNILYVGKAKNLRKRTTQYFSGSLNSYKTAAMISNIYDIEVILVNNNKEALLLEKQLIEKFNPPYNILLLDDKRYPYIKVELLSHNLSVSLVRKIQKKSNPYVFYFGPFPNGYGANVILKMIQREVFFENGLPVKNKDIEYWKKSYEHIINLLKFADKNYIKELENKMYEASESMQFEIALDLRNIITYIKKMKEQQVIELTTEKNVDVLAFINRQNVLYISILFYRYGNLINIDHQKIEYTNDWTETLEKFIDKYYTKKIIPDYLIMGNELDTENFNLSDSLKLVYPKQGKYKKILDIAKKNNQEFFKTSQTDFKNNQYNNLFLIDSLQKLLNVQKLKNIIVFDNSHLANTNPVGVAIWIENGLFNKSKYKKFNLSSAQTRHADVEYMRQNVTKYIQNNLIDNVDLFVVDGSKQQINEVKKVLKEFNVKIHVIGLIKDDKHKTKSLVNIENKEINIDDQNLFNFLSAIQIEVDRFAKSHYRKRHKITSLEGKLTSIKGVGPKMESKLIKHFITYSNIYNASVEELSKVVPYKIALLIKNEVK; the protein is encoded by the coding sequence ATGATAAATAAAGAATTACTAGCAAGATTAAAAGATTTACCAAATGAACCTGGTGTTTATTTGTGAAAAGATGCAAACGATAATATTCTTTATGTAGGTAAAGCTAAAAATCTGCGCAAAAGAACTACTCAATATTTTAGTGGAAGTTTGAATAGTTATAAAACAGCTGCAATGATTTCTAATATTTATGACATAGAAGTTATTCTTGTTAATAATAATAAAGAAGCTTTGCTTTTAGAAAAACAATTGATTGAAAAATTTAATCCGCCATACAATATCTTGTTACTAGATGATAAGCGTTATCCATACATTAAAGTTGAATTGCTGAGTCACAATTTATCAGTATCACTAGTTAGAAAAATTCAAAAAAAATCTAATCCATACGTATTTTATTTTGGTCCATTTCCTAATGGTTACGGAGCCAATGTAATTTTAAAAATGATTCAAAGAGAAGTGTTTTTTGAAAATGGGTTGCCCGTTAAAAATAAGGATATTGAATATTGAAAAAAATCTTATGAACACATTATAAATTTACTTAAATTTGCTGATAAAAATTATATAAAAGAATTAGAAAATAAGATGTATGAAGCATCAGAAAGTATGCAATTTGAAATTGCTTTAGATTTAAGAAATATTATTACATATATTAAAAAAATGAAAGAACAACAAGTTATTGAATTAACAACTGAAAAAAATGTAGATGTATTAGCATTTATTAATCGTCAAAATGTGTTGTATATCAGTATATTATTTTACAGATATGGAAATTTAATTAATATTGATCATCAAAAAATTGAATATACAAATGATTGAACTGAAACTTTAGAAAAATTTATTGACAAATATTACACAAAGAAAATCATTCCTGATTATTTAATAATGGGAAACGAATTAGATACTGAAAATTTCAATTTAAGTGATTCATTGAAGCTTGTTTATCCAAAACAAGGTAAATATAAAAAAATATTAGATATTGCCAAAAAAAACAATCAAGAATTTTTCAAAACAAGTCAAACAGATTTCAAAAATAACCAGTATAACAATTTATTTTTAATTGATAGTTTACAAAAATTATTAAATGTACAAAAATTGAAAAATATTATAGTATTTGATAATTCTCATTTAGCGAATACTAATCCTGTTGGGGTTGCAATTTGAATAGAAAATGGACTTTTTAATAAAAGTAAGTACAAAAAATTCAATTTATCTTCAGCTCAAACAAGACATGCAGACGTTGAATACATGCGTCAAAATGTGACAAAATATATTCAAAATAATCTAATAGATAATGTGGATTTATTTGTTGTGGATGGGTCAAAACAACAAATAAATGAGGTAAAAAAAGTATTGAAAGAGTTTAATGTAAAAATACATGTTATCGGTTTAATAAAAGATGATAAACATAAAACTAAATCATTAGTAAATATTGAAAACAAAGAAATAAACATTGACGATCAAAATTTATTTAACTTTTTATCAGCAATACAAATTGAAGTTGATCGCTTTGCTAAATCACATTACCGTAAAAGACATAAAATAACCTCTTTAGAAGGTAAATTGACTTCAATTAAAGGTGTGGGCCCTAAAATGGAATCCAAATTAATTAAACATTTTATTACATACTCCAACATTTATAATGCTTCTGTTGAAGAACTTTCTAAAGTTGTTCCGTATAAAATTGCTTTATTAATCAAAAACGAAGTTAAATAA
- the rplK gene encoding 50S ribosomal protein L11: MAKELVRIAKLQFNAGQAKPGPALAGLGIVMPEFTKQFNDATKDRGSEPVPVKIWVYKDKSFDFKIYTSPASYKLLQAANIKSGSANSKTTTVATISVDQLKEIAEYKLPDLNCDSVESAMKQVAGTAKNMGIKVEGYDLNGGAN, translated from the coding sequence ATGGCTAAAGAATTAGTAAGAATTGCAAAATTACAATTCAATGCAGGTCAAGCAAAACCAGGACCAGCATTAGCAGGTTTAGGTATTGTTATGCCTGAATTCACAAAACAATTTAATGATGCAACTAAAGATAGAGGGAGCGAACCAGTTCCTGTTAAAATTTGAGTATACAAAGATAAATCATTTGATTTTAAAATTTATACTTCACCAGCATCATACAAATTACTACAAGCTGCAAATATCAAATCAGGTTCAGCTAACTCAAAAACAACAACTGTTGCAACAATCTCAGTAGATCAATTAAAAGAAATCGCTGAATACAAATTACCAGACTTAAACTGTGATTCAGTTGAATCAGCAATGAAACAAGTTGCTGGAACAGCTAAAAACATGGGAATTAAAGTTGAAGGATATGACTTGAATGGAGGAGCAAACTAA